CGAACTGGATGAAAAAATTCTGGACGACAAAGTACGACGAATTTTGCGCGTGTGTTTAACCATGGATCTGTTTAATGCCAATCGTTCCAAACCGACCATTGATTGGGACGAGCACCATGATCTGGCCGTACAGGTAGCTCGCGAAGGGATGGTGCTTTTGAAAAATGACGACGATCTTCTTCCCTTAAAACCGGAAAAAATCCGCAGCCTGGTTGTTTTAGGCCCCACCGCCTATCCCACGCCAACCAGCGGCGGCGGTTCTGCGTTTATTAAACCGTACCGTACAATTAGTTTTTACGAAGCGATTAAAAATACGGCCGGCTCGCAGACACAGGTCGATTTTATTAACACCGAACGATATCTTTCCATGGATCGATTGGTGGAGCAAGGCCGTTTTTTTGTTGACTCCGACCTGAGCGAACCAGGTTTAAAAGCCATCTTTTTTAATAACATGGAATTGAGATATCCACCGATTTACCGGCGTGTGGATCAAAAAATAGCGTTTGATTTCGGTACGCTCTCGCCGGCGTTCGGCGTGCGCAGCAGCGGCTATTCCATTCGCTGGCGCGCTTACATAAAGCCGGAAAAAACGGGCAAATATGTATTCGCCACGGAAAGCGACGACGGCGTGCGCGTTTATCTGGATGGAACGTTGATCATCGACAACTGGACGGATCACGCCGTGCAAAAGGATGTAAAGGAAGTGCGGCTTGTTGCAGGCAAGGTGTATGATTTGCGCCTTGAATATTACAATAACAAGGGGCAGGGGCTGATCCGCTTTGGCTACGGTTTGATTGATGAAACGCCGCTGGCCCAAAAGATGGCGCGGGTTAAAGAATATGACGCAGCCATTGTTTGCGTGGGATTCAATTCTGAACTGGAAGGGGAAGGGCATGATCGTCCTTTTTCGCTCCCTCAAAAACAGGTGGATTTGATACAACAGGTTGCCCGACGCAATTCCAACACCATAGTTCTTTTGACGGCCGGAGGCGGCGTTGACTTTTTGCCCTGGATTAAAAAAGTGAAAGCCGTTCTTCACGCTTTTTATCCGGGGCAGGCGGGGGGAGAGCCGGCAGCCGACATCTTGTTTGGCAAGGTTAATCCGTCTGGCAAGTTGCCCTTTACCATTGAAAAACGTTTGCAGGATGGCGCGGCCTTTAATTACTATTATCCGGCCGCGGTTGATACGCCTGTGTACTCGGCTGATTTTTCTGGCAATCCGCAAAACATTGATTACGGCGAGGGAATATTTTTGGGATACCGACATTTTGATAAATATAATCTTGAGCCGTTATTTCCCTTTGGATTCGGACTCTCTTACACACGCTTTGACTTTGACGATCTTGAGCTGTCTGGCAAAGTGATTCGACCAGATGGCAGGCTGACGGTGCGCTGCAAAATAACCAACAAGGGCAAAATGGCCGGCGCCGAAGTGGTGCAGCTCTATTTAAAAAAGGAAGTCGATGTTGTAACGGTGGAAAAGGCGTTGAAAGGTTTTCAGAAAGTGGAGCTGCAGCCCGGTGAAAGCAATATCATTGAGTTTGAAATTCTTCCGGAACATCTGCAGGTGTTTGATCACCTGAAAAAACAGTGGGAAGTAAAAGCGGGGAAGTACCAGGTGCTTGTCGGCTCGTCTTCGCGAGATATTCGCTTAAAAGGTAAGTTTTTAGTAAAACCATAAAATGGGCAGGCAGCGTTTTGTAATCAGGGGAAGTTAAATATGACGGGATCGGTAAGTCCGTAATGCTTTAGCGCCGCATCTTTTAGCGTATCGCGTATTACTAAAATCAGATTTCTTTGCGGGGCGTGATTTTTGAAGAAACGAATGGTGGCCTCTACCTCCGGCTCAAAACCCTTTCCTCTGAGCTCCAGGGGGCCAATTTCATCGATAATCAGCCAGCGGCAATCCGCTTCTCGTTCTCTTTTCAGAATGGCGCGCCCAATTTCGAAAGTGCGTGCAGAAAAGGTAAATCTTCCGATGGAGATGACGGATTCTGCTTTGCTTTGCACCTGAAAGGGATGTTCCGATCCCGTTCTGACATCAAGCAGGACGCGCCGCTGACGGCGGTCGGGCGTTAAAAT
This sequence is a window from Caldithrix abyssi DSM 13497. Protein-coding genes within it:
- a CDS encoding beta-glucosidase — translated: MISRLIFLLTLTAATLFSQSANIDRQIEELLSKMTLEEKASYIGGTKGFYLRAIPRLGLPEVKMSDGPLGIRGSGKSTAFPATIALSATWNRALAYKVGQAIGLEARAKQIGILLAPAVNIYRAPMCGRNFEYFGEDPFLTAEMAVQYIKGVQSNKVAATVKHFAANNQEYDRHWVGSNVDERTLREIYFPAFKAAVQKGGALAVMAAYNPLNGIHCSEKAWLLNEVLKKEWGVEGLVMSDWGAVHSERAIEAGLDLEMPEARFMTAEKIIALIKKGELDEKILDDKVRRILRVCLTMDLFNANRSKPTIDWDEHHDLAVQVAREGMVLLKNDDDLLPLKPEKIRSLVVLGPTAYPTPTSGGGSAFIKPYRTISFYEAIKNTAGSQTQVDFINTERYLSMDRLVEQGRFFVDSDLSEPGLKAIFFNNMELRYPPIYRRVDQKIAFDFGTLSPAFGVRSSGYSIRWRAYIKPEKTGKYVFATESDDGVRVYLDGTLIIDNWTDHAVQKDVKEVRLVAGKVYDLRLEYYNNKGQGLIRFGYGLIDETPLAQKMARVKEYDAAIVCVGFNSELEGEGHDRPFSLPQKQVDLIQQVARRNSNTIVLLTAGGGVDFLPWIKKVKAVLHAFYPGQAGGEPAADILFGKVNPSGKLPFTIEKRLQDGAAFNYYYPAAVDTPVYSADFSGNPQNIDYGEGIFLGYRHFDKYNLEPLFPFGFGLSYTRFDFDDLELSGKVIRPDGRLTVRCKITNKGKMAGAEVVQLYLKKEVDVVTVEKALKGFQKVELQPGESNIIEFEILPEHLQVFDHLKKQWEVKAGKYQVLVGSSSRDIRLKGKFLVKP
- a CDS encoding nucleoside-triphosphatase, whose translation is MIYLLTGVVRSGKTTRLLEWSKNRRDVAGILTPDRRQRRVLLDVRTGSEHPFQVQSKAESVISIGRFTFSARTFEIGRAILKREREADCRWLIIDEIGPLELRGKGFEPEVEATIRFFKNHAPQRNLILVIRDTLKDAALKHYGLTDPVIFNFP